In the Salvia miltiorrhiza cultivar Shanhuang (shh) chromosome 8, IMPLAD_Smil_shh, whole genome shotgun sequence genome, aaggttataatctctcatgtgaatatcataacctttctctaagagttgtcccaaactcaagatattatttttcatattgggcacgtaatcaacgttggaaataaattcatgatttccattcttcaagcgaattaaaattttcccttttcctttaactgaaattttagattcatcaccaaaggagacgttgTCACTTACCGACTCATCAAGCTCCACAAACATGTTTTTCTTTCCGCACATGTGGTTGCTAGCACCAATATCaaggtaccacgtgtcatcttgtcttccaggttctcctttatatgccagaagcacactaccaatTTCTTGACTTGTATTCTCAGCACAATTGGCCTTCTCTTCAATCCTTaatttttcacttctgcactcgaaagcatagtgcccaaatttatggcaattataacactttattgaagatttatcgtaccttgactgcgggttgctcctcccccgaccactagtaaactcatttctttcaccactgttgacgaagcctcctcgtcctcgtcctcgtccacgtCCACATCCACGGCCTCTGCCTCGATCTTGACCTTGATCACGTCCTCCTTTGTATTGTCCGCGGCTGTTGCTCAAGTCTTCTTCTTTATCTCTTGAGCTTACTTGCATCTTcaaaagttgctctgaaatttcttgcttctttttttgtttctcCTCGTACGCTTGTaacgaccccaacaagagatcgatcgtcatctcctccaaatttttagctTCTTCAATTGTTATTACTATATGCTCAAACTTTGAGGTTAGTGAccgcaatattttctccataattcttacatcctctaatttttcaccatttcttttcatttggtTTGAGACTGCCAaaactcttgaaaaataattcgAAATCGATTCGGATTCTTTCATATGCAAAGACTCgaactctcctcttaaagtttgaagtcgtacctttttaacttgctccgctcctttgcacgaGATTTGGAGCTTCTCCCACACTTCTTTGGCGGTGCTCGCGTTCGAGATTTTTTCGAAATCGTCGTCCCCGagcgcttgataaatgagatagagagccttcttgtctctctttctcgcatctcgcaatctatccttttgttgttgggatagtgcggcctcgtcctACGGCTCTtcgtagccgttctccacgatctcccacacgtcgtgggctcccaatagcgccttcatcttgatgctccaattgtcaaagttgctcttgttgagtatgaggacttgaaacgattgtaggttggccattccacaggtaggattttatggctcggataccactttgttggaatataagaatatataatggagaatttatttaattggtaggaggaaatttggagaaattggttgtggacgtgtgtgtgcttaggaatttgagtgggaggattgtAGTTTACTAACACAATATTTTTTCAATTCACTTCATTACTTTCTTCACTTAcatggttacatatttatagtggtAAGTAGTAGTAGCTAGATAATTCCTACATTATCTAGAATTCTCTCAACTATTACATTCTCTAGAACTCTCTATACACTCTAGATTTCTCTAAATCTAGCTATATCTTATTAATTCTAACTTATTCTCAATCATTCTAGAATGCTCTTCTTTTTCTATCTcattctcaactattctagaaTACTCTTTAGAAAATATCtatacaaatcaagtttatattccaacacCGTTTGCCGATCGTTCCCCTAGGTTAACGCAACAATCAAAGTATACACACTTTACCTCACTTAATTTGAAGACAAAGAAACTAGTGCtcaataaagaagaagaagaagaagatgaatgaAGGCAATCGTATATATTCTGTGTGCTCACAAAACGCCTGGAACAAGGAGATATATAATCACATAAATAAGGCGTTCCCAGTTTTCAGAGAAATCGAAGcaccaaaacaaaaaaagacGTTGGCACTAAACCAACTCTCACTATTTCCATATTGTTTAGCTAGAAGGGCTCAAGTGAATAAAAATTACGTAGGACTTCTAAGTAGCAGCCCAcacaaacataattaaaatagcCCCGACACATTTGAAGAAAAAATCCCAAGAAGTCTAACTATTTCCAACAATATATTGAGTGATCCGCCGAAAAATAATTAGAAACCCGGAACAAACTCTTGACCATAAATTAGATCCAAAAATTGaagtggtttttttttttctttttcttccgaGTAGTGAAGTGGTTTTGTTAAGATTACAAGACATGAGCATGAAAATAGAGAATACAAGACAACGTAAGGTAGTGAAAAACATGACAAGGTAAAAATGTGCAAGAAATTAAAGCGTAGCGTGAAATCAGAAAGCATCTTCAGTTGTTGGAAGTGAGGGCGAGAGCGAGTTGCGGGAGTCATCGTAGTCCTCCCCCAACGGCGACACCTCAACTCTTATATCCTCTATCATCTTAACAACCTGCGCCATGGTGGGCCTCTTCTCCGGCAGCGGCACCACGCACGCCATGCCCACGTGCAGCGTCGACACCATCTCCTCCTCTATGTTCTTGTACCTCAGCAGCTCCTGATCAAACACCTCCGCCGTCCACTCATCCCTCACCACCGACTGCACCCACGCGGGCAGGTCCATGCCCACCGCCTCCGGCGAGGGCTCCCTGCCGGTCAGAACCTCCAGCACCACCACTCCGAAGCTGTAAACATCAGCTTTTTGAGAGAGCCTCTTCACCTCGTTCTGCTCCGGCGCTTTGTAGCCCCCCAATCTGGCTATAGCGTGAGCAGGGTTCAAGAGCAGCGACAGCCCGAAATCGGAGATGCAGGCGTTGCCGTTCTTGTCTAGCAGCACGTTGCATGATCTGACATTGCCGTGAGGGATTCTGGAAGCTGCATACTCTTGGTGAATCCTCTCTAGCCCTCGAGCAGCGCCGAGTATCAGCCCGATTCGCGTCGTCCAGTCCAACGGAACCCTCCCTGCTCCTCTGTTCGCTGCCACCATCAACAAAACACTCTTTCTATAACAACACAGATCAAAGACAGATGAAAAGAGAAGAGGAATTCACAGATACCGTGTAGAAGTGAGTGGAGGCAGCCATTAGGCATGTAATCATAAACGAGCAGCTTCTCTTCTCTGGCATAATAATAAGCTCTGAATCTGACTACATTAGCATGCCTCAGTTTCCCGATCACATCCATATACTGCTCGAATTCCTTCCTAGCGCAGGGGTTTGCATCTTTAAGCCTTTTCACAGCCACTGTGCATCCATCGTCCAGCACCGCCTTGTAAACAGTACCCAGGCTCCCTTTTCCCAGCATCTCCGCCGACGCTCGCAGCAGATCCTCCAGCTCGAACTGCTTCTTCCTCTCGAAGAACACCAGCTTGCTCTTATCGGTGGCGTTCGTGCCGTCGCTGTCGCCGCCGCCGTTGTTGGCGTACACTCTCTTCTCACTCGAGTAGCTGCTCCTCTTCCCGCCCTCGCTCGTGCTCGTCGTCTCCCTCGACTGCTTCCCGCCGCACCAGTAGGCCACCGCGAACGACGCCATCACCAATACTAAAACAGAGTTCGCCACCACTATAGCTACGATCGCTCCGTTGCTCAGCTTTTTGTGATGCTTGCTGCTTGTTGGCTCTTCAATTGTGGCAGTTGACGAAGACGGTAGCGAGCTAGGGTTAGACGGCACGGTTTGATTGGTTGACGATTGTTGATCGCCGCCTGTGTATGAGCATTTGGGGAAAGGGCTGCTCCCGCAGAGACCTTCGTTGCCGGAGAAGCTGCCCTCGCCGTATCGTGAAATTATGCTCTTCGGCACGGCGCCGTAGAGCTCGTTGTTTGATAAATTGACTTCTTTGATATGAGGGAATGAGTCGAGGAATTTAGGGATTGTGCCGGAGAGCTCGTTGTTTTGGAGGTGGAGAGTGAGCAATCGCGAGAGGTTGGCGAATTGCGCGGGGATGGGGCCGCGGAGGTTGTTGTTGGAGAGGtcgaggcggcggaggcggtggagggagGAAAGCTCCGGCGGTATCTCGCCGGAGAAGTCGTTTCCCGAGAGGTAAATGAGCTTGAGGTTGGTGCATTGCGCGAGGGCTGCGAGCGTGCCGTTGAGGCGGTTGCCGCGGAGGTCGAGGAGGCGGAGCTGGTCGAGGGAGGAGAGGGCGTCGATGGGGCCGCGGAGGTTGAGGGACGGCAGGGAGACGGCGGTGACGCGGTTGTTGGTGCAGTTGATGCCGAGCCACTTGGCGGAGCAGGCGCTGGAGGTGGAGGTCCAGTTGGAGAGGAGCGCACCGTGGAGATCCGTCTGAGAGCGGAAGAGGGAGAGGACGGCGGTGTCGTTGGCGGCGGAAGCGAGGATGAAGAGTGAGGTTGCAGTGAGGAGGAAGGAGGAGAAGTTGAGCTCCATTTTTGTTAGCATGGAGCGGAAGTGCATGGGAtacgagttttattaaaaaCTGTGGAGACAGAAATTTTATTGGTGGCTATTCTAATTTATGAGATTATTTTGAAAGAACGTAAACACTCGCAAGTATAAATGTATAATGATAAATTTGCAGAGAATGTATAATATAGTCAACTATTTTCTAGTAATACTTTAGAATTAATAATGTattttcaacaaaatatatagaTGCATATTGAACCTCCTTTTAATGGACAGCAACACATTCAGAAAAAAGAACATAGTAGCCTAATTTATATTGATTATTTAGGACAAAATTAAGTACAAGGAAAAgcaaaatgaaagagagagttatttttatggagtatattttttccaATAAAGCATCAAAAAGTATTATATTAAGGCTAGATTAGTATGTAGTAAAAGATTACTGAAGTTAATTAATCTaagaaaaggggaaaaagaagaaagaaggcttctctctctctcaaaataaATGTTGACTACGCAGCACAAATAGGAATGAACAATGATTGTAAAgaaagtggagagagagagagagagaagggaatGGTGCTTGATATTGATAATGTCCATCTTTTTCCTTTACATTTACAACTTTGAAAATTAGGATAAAATAGTGAAATGATTAAAGGTGTGCAAGAGTGAGGAGGGTGTTGGTTGTGTTAATGATTGCTGTTCTCCACTCCATCCCAATCAAATGaaatcaagtaaaaaaataaaaatttaaaaaaagtgTGGTTGGAAGGAAAAGGAAAATGGAATCATAATAGGATGGTAGAGCTTTTGTTGGCTTTTTACTGAGCCTGATTGCTGAACTTCATATAAAAGGGAACACATTCTTCAAGACTTGAGAGGGACAAATTGTCTCACATTCAGACGTTAATCAAAAGATTTTTATTCAATTAAACAGTTTAAAACCAGATTAGTTGACATAAAATGGATTGGAATATACGACACTTCAGTCATACTCATAAAGTCACTAGCGCTACAAATTAAACCTAGTTAACCTTTTGATCAAGTATGTTCAAATTGTACATAAATATTGTTTGGGATGTGCTGCAGTTTTAGAACTGTAACTATAGAACAGTTAGCACTACTGGTCCAATCCATAttcaaattcttttttttttttcattaacaGCTAAATTTAAAGTTTGTACCACGatgaatttaaatttgaaatttttaatCTCAAATATTAATCAGCGATAGATCCAAATTCAAATTCTTAATTACCCTCTTAGCTACTTTGTGATCACaaatttggtcattttttcTAATAAATTTGTTACAGAACTAAAAGTGCAATTTTCCCTGCCCCCCTTATATTAGCTTAATATTAGAAAAAGCGGTAAacctaaaaaaaattcattaatagAGTAGGGCATTTAAATTGAATATCGTGGTAGATATTCGCGGCTGTTTTAGTCATTTCCAGAATAAATTAGTTTCACTTCTTTTAATATTCCCCATTTCGGCAATCCACACGgtatttcttcttttttaacCTTTCCTTTTGTTTCCTGTTTCAAAAAGAAAAGCTACTTACTTTAAGTGTCACAGAAGCAAAGTTGCGTTGCCAAATCATCAAATTATACTTGGTTTCACGTATATAAATTACATGCAATTCCTTCAATCCACTGTCACTGCGCACGCCCCCTCGATAATAACATTTTATTCtcttcatcaattcatcacaTCAAATCTTGCAACATACCTATATAACATCTTTTGGCACATCAAATCCAATTTAAAGAACAATGTTATTCCTTGTGaaagaaattaataaatacATATAGCTAAGCCAGATGAAGAGGTGGTTTGGGTTAATAAAAAGTGGAGAGAAGGCAAGGCAATGTCACATTTGTCGGCGAAAGTGAGGAAAGGTGTTGCAGCTTTGTGTTGGTTCGTAACAAAGAGAAGTGAGATTAGACATCTTCCAAATGGCTGTATTCTTCATTGAGTGACCACATAATTCATAAATACATGGGTTCCAAATGGAAGGAATAGTCGAGAATAAAATTGCACTAAAACCAATTTATCGAATTTCAACACACAGCAAATTGACGCTTCTTTTGACCGAAATCAACGCAACTGTTATTTACTGTCAGACATGcaatttgataaaatagagATTTTGTTAATGAGTCGGTTACCAGATGCTATTAATAATTTATGCAATTACCAAAGGAGGAAAAGAAAGGTTAGTTGTCACTTCATCTGATCCTTGCTCACTTTTTCTCTTGCGCTCCATTTTTGCCGAAATAATCACCTACTAATCTTTTAAACAGAATTTTAAGTATTTAACCTAAATGGAGGAAAGCATCTTGGGCAACAAACAGTAGAAGCTTGTGTTCTCCTCACTTAGTAGCATATCatctaggggtgtaatcgaaccaaGCCGAActgaatagtggtgtgctcaaatttaatttgtttagtgtcaaatcgaatcccgaactttacttaccgaatactttgaggctcacgagcctaatcgattCTATActaactttttaaatttatatttatattcaaaatattgattattttatttcaaaaataaattttttattcaaaataataaatactccctccgtccacgaaagaacttcctatctttcttttttgggacgtccacaaaagaacttcctacctatttttggactatacctcaccacttataatcctctcacttttcacttttcacaactctcaatattaattataacaccttttcaccactcccaacacactcaactaccttttatctactctcaatacactcaacaatattttttcttaaaatctgtgccactccctcctaggaagttctttcatggacggagggagtatattaattattttttttataacaaacaaaattaattagagatttaataccattattattaattttagtggataaatataagttgtatctactaataatttatatgacgaacatgttcacgagctaacgagccgaatactactaagctcaagtttggtttgtttatttatcgagtttctctaaacgaacttgaacgagcttttttcgagccaatctccgaatagttcgcgagcggcttgatttgtttacagccctaataTCATCATCTCCATAACCAAATACTCTCTATGAAACAATTGGCAGTCTTTATCAGCTACTTATCCTATTTCAAAGAGCTACGGAATCAATGGCATAAAGATCACAAATGCATGGttaaatttcatttaatttcCTTTCATACAATAAATGACACCCTAATATTATTTAAGGATTAACAAACACCCCAAGGCATCTAGTTTGAGTGACAAGGTATGATTAATAAAACAATCCATCTTAAAATGTTTCACTTGCATGATTCAGTCTGTGATGGATAACTCGACCCGCAATATAATCATTCAATTGAATGATTATTGATCACCCTAAAGTTGAGTTGATTATTTAATCATCCTCAAATCGTGTCTATCTTATCTATCTCATTGTTAAATGAAATGCACCCTAAGATGATAACAGATGAGATCTTTCAGAACCTACATTAAGTGATTTTGCCTTGTCCAAGCGTCATAGGAGAGGAGACAAAGGCATGAGAAATTTAAGAATGAGTTGACAATCACAAAGTTGGGATCCATGAGGCCACATCATACAATATGCTGTCATAAGGATTTTATCATGTTCTTAATCTCAGCTCCTGTCCACAAAGCACTCCATATTAAAGGcataattttagaaaattaGAGCTCCTGAAGAAAAAGGCAAGAAGACAGCTCTAAAATGGAACTATTTGCTTTCGGAAAACAAGAATTGACGATGAATATTGTGGATGAAGAAGACAGCTCTGTCAAGATACAAGAATATTGAGTGGTGGAACCAGGCAAAAGAGAAAAATTTATATTAGCTCAATTAGGGAATAATTTATTTCCCCATGTTTATATTTCGCTCCTGCTTCATTCATGTCTGATCAAAGGGTGGAAATACGCAAAAAGATAAATAACTTTTATTTAACAAAATAGGAAAGTTTCTCACCTTGCAAAAGAATTTCAATACTTCTCCTTTGCATTTTAGCTTCTTGCACCATGTTCATCTTCAGTGCCTACTGATTTCATAAAAATGTGATAATGCAACTTTTTCCATAACTTTTCAACAATTCCACACGACAGAGCATGATATGCTTGTCTGGCTGCCAGACGGCGTACTTCAAGAATCTCGGCATTGACAAAGAGCTCATTAACAGCATCTACTAGCTCTTCATGTGAAAcctgaaaatattgaaataatacatttaattaaaaggACAGGAAAATATTTTAGTTTGTCTATTAACAGTAACACTCCGAAAGAGGGAATACTTAACATGTACCTTTAGATGATTTCTACTGAAGAATGTAGCTAAATAACTGAAAGCAAATATCATACATCTAAAGAGATGTTGCATACCTGCAGAACCGAAAGGGGATTCACATTTTGCATTTCTGCTACCATGTGCGAAAAGTGGCCAACATGATGGCCTGAAAATAAACTACCAGATATCAAGATATAGAATTCGTTCCCCCCTTTTTACACAATCTCAACTTAGATAGTGGAGAAAATGACCTGTTAAAACAGCACAGCCAGCTGCAGCGGCTTCTGATATATTGTGACCTGTTGATCCAAGAAGGAATGAAGCTCCTACTACTGCTATTGGCATTAATCTGTAGAAGTCTCTAAGTTCACCTATAACACATAATATAATATCAGTTTCTTGAAGATAAATTACACTAACATTGTGAGGAGCTAAAGTACACTATGACATGGTAAGGAGCTAATGTACACTGATCTCATGCATTAATGATTGTTACATTGCAAACTTCATAATACTTATTTGGCTGAAtcctaaaattttgaaataaaaacagACAGTTGATTAGGTACTATATTGGAGAGGAATTTGAATGACCGCCTACAAGCTTAAACCTGCCTGAGAGAAGAATCATTTAATACTTGGCCactaaaaaatattcattacaATTGATAATACCTAGGTCATGCACACATTGACATTTCTCACGTATAATACCTAATGTGTCAACCACATATATACTCATTTCTTCAGTCAGATTATCACCACGAGACCGCAATGCCACAGGAATTCCTTCCTCTTGTAACCTCTGTATTATTAGAATAAAAGAACACCGTCAATCATGTTCACGAATATACAAGACTAATAAATACTAAAAACTATCGCATCAAAAAAGTTCAGGTAACAATGTGATGGCTATATGAACTATAACTTATTTACATTTCCAGAGAATGTTACCCAACAAGTGCAACAAGTAATTACTAATGTATTCGGATGAGAATTATTGCTTTTGTCAAGCATTTTGAAGGAAATTATAGTGGCAAAAGCCACCTGTCAAAATAACCCAAAGGATTAGATCTGAAGGATTTGTCAAGCATTTTGAAGGAAATTATAGTGGCAAAAGCCACT is a window encoding:
- the LOC130997910 gene encoding leucine-rich repeat receptor-like protein kinase PXC1, with translation MHFRSMLTKMELNFSSFLLTATSLFILASAANDTAVLSLFRSQTDLHGALLSNWTSTSSACSAKWLGINCTNNRVTAVSLPSLNLRGPIDALSSLDQLRLLDLRGNRLNGTLAALAQCTNLKLIYLSGNDFSGEIPPELSSLHRLRRLDLSNNNLRGPIPAQFANLSRLLTLHLQNNELSGTIPKFLDSFPHIKEVNLSNNELYGAVPKSIISRYGEGSFSGNEGLCGSSPFPKCSYTGGDQQSSTNQTVPSNPSSLPSSSTATIEEPTSSKHHKKLSNGAIVAIVVANSVLVLVMASFAVAYWCGGKQSRETTSTSEGGKRSSYSSEKRVYANNGGGDSDGTNATDKSKLVFFERKKQFELEDLLRASAEMLGKGSLGTVYKAVLDDGCTVAVKRLKDANPCARKEFEQYMDVIGKLRHANVVRFRAYYYAREEKLLVYDYMPNGCLHSLLHANRGAGRVPLDWTTRIGLILGAARGLERIHQEYAASRIPHGNVRSCNVLLDKNGNACISDFGLSLLLNPAHAIARLGGYKAPEQNEVKRLSQKADVYSFGVVVLEVLTGREPSPEAVGMDLPAWVQSVVRDEWTAEVFDQELLRYKNIEEEMVSTLHVGMACVVPLPEKRPTMAQVVKMIEDIRVEVSPLGEDYDDSRNSLSPSLPTTEDAF